Proteins co-encoded in one Alcanivorax sp. genomic window:
- a CDS encoding alpha/beta hydrolase — protein MVELKWTLADGQNLPVTESGDGAQTVVLVHGWTCRRSHWQPLLDSPPEGVRLLAVDLPGHGEARNVTPAAWTVAALADCLADALQDEDNPIVVGHSMGGAVALELARRKPVRGVVLVDTFVIPYGDLDEEGAKGVEAGFYEDFPAAIDNLVANNAGPDLPADQKIALGKDMASAPAEAMLPLWSDLLRWSPEAAFNELHCPVHAINGDLIGDAARARCEGHVTEWLQPGTWHFPQMEQPAVFATLLARVLKQL, from the coding sequence ATGGTGGAGTTGAAGTGGACCTTGGCGGATGGCCAGAACCTGCCGGTAACGGAAAGTGGCGACGGCGCGCAAACGGTGGTGCTGGTGCATGGCTGGACCTGCAGGCGCAGCCATTGGCAGCCGCTGCTGGATAGCCCGCCTGAGGGTGTTCGGCTGCTGGCAGTGGATCTGCCGGGGCATGGTGAGGCGCGGAACGTGACCCCGGCCGCCTGGACGGTGGCCGCATTGGCGGACTGCCTGGCCGACGCATTACAGGACGAGGACAACCCCATTGTAGTGGGCCACTCCATGGGCGGTGCCGTGGCACTGGAGCTGGCCCGACGCAAGCCGGTAAGGGGCGTGGTACTGGTGGATACCTTTGTGATTCCCTATGGGGATCTGGATGAAGAGGGTGCCAAGGGGGTTGAGGCAGGGTTCTATGAAGACTTTCCTGCGGCCATCGACAACCTGGTAGCCAATAATGCGGGGCCGGACTTGCCCGCAGACCAGAAGATCGCGCTGGGCAAGGACATGGCGTCAGCCCCTGCTGAAGCCATGCTGCCGCTCTGGTCCGACCTGCTGCGCTGGTCCCCGGAGGCGGCGTTCAACGAGCTCCACTGTCCTGTCCATGCCATCAATGGTGATCTGATCGGTGATGCCGCGAGAGCTCGCTGTGAAGGCCATGTCACCGAATGGCTGCAACCCGGCACCTGGCACTTTCCGCAAATGGAGCAGCCTGCAGTGTTTGCCACTCTGTTGGCCCGGGTGCTCAAGCAACTCTGA
- a CDS encoding helix-turn-helix transcriptional regulator: MTASACKGLQGKAHESLLDTLYDAPCNPDAWPRFLDQLIEATGSRSARMLVMDRAAQSVKSSIKQNIDDADHQAYVSHFVNTCPWRPELKDKAPGQLYSSYLDFSCPQKQFYQTEFYNDWASKQDIHHGVCGTVWQDDHQTVQLLIQRTRGQGHYQREETNRINELVMHVRRALRLQSQVSALDHTRMALEQTLEIQAQPFALVDRHGRIVHLSGEAAALLDELPCTHTFNQTLTLQDPRLQADLLCLLEQVTRPDNDPRAGAGGVIMLPRTVTEGVRCLVSPLRGNPLSQHYTDSRQPLAIVYFQDPRAEVYIDLNCLMQLYGLSEAESRVAAGISRGLGPQQVANTYQLSVHTVRTQLKSVFTKTGTTRQSELAKEVLTSPAVRHWRNPDLVLSRSA; encoded by the coding sequence ATGACTGCTTCTGCATGTAAGGGATTGCAGGGGAAAGCACACGAGTCACTGCTGGACACGCTGTATGACGCGCCGTGCAATCCGGATGCCTGGCCCAGGTTTCTCGATCAGCTGATCGAGGCGACCGGCTCCCGCTCTGCCCGTATGCTGGTCATGGATCGCGCCGCCCAGTCGGTGAAATCCAGCATCAAACAGAATATCGACGACGCCGACCACCAGGCCTATGTGTCCCACTTTGTGAATACCTGCCCGTGGCGCCCCGAACTGAAAGACAAGGCACCGGGCCAACTGTATTCCAGCTACCTGGATTTTTCCTGTCCGCAGAAGCAGTTCTACCAGACCGAATTCTATAACGATTGGGCCTCAAAACAGGATATTCACCATGGGGTTTGCGGTACGGTCTGGCAGGATGACCACCAGACGGTGCAGCTGCTGATCCAGCGCACCCGTGGACAGGGCCACTATCAACGGGAAGAGACCAACCGCATCAACGAACTGGTGATGCATGTGCGGCGCGCGTTGCGTCTGCAGAGCCAGGTCAGTGCGCTCGACCATACCCGCATGGCGCTGGAACAGACCCTGGAGATTCAGGCGCAGCCCTTTGCCCTGGTGGATCGCCACGGCAGGATTGTGCACCTTTCCGGCGAAGCAGCAGCGCTGCTCGACGAGCTCCCATGCACCCACACGTTCAACCAGACCCTGACCCTGCAAGACCCGCGCCTGCAGGCCGATCTGTTATGCCTGCTGGAGCAAGTCACCCGCCCTGACAACGATCCCCGCGCCGGGGCCGGTGGCGTCATCATGCTGCCACGGACAGTGACTGAAGGGGTGCGCTGCCTGGTGAGCCCGCTGCGCGGCAACCCGCTGTCGCAGCATTACACTGACAGCCGCCAGCCGCTGGCCATTGTCTATTTCCAGGATCCTCGCGCCGAGGTCTATATTGATCTCAACTGCCTGATGCAGCTGTACGGACTGTCCGAAGCCGAATCCCGAGTGGCCGCGGGCATCAGTCGCGGCCTGGGCCCGCAACAGGTGGCCAACACCTACCAGCTATCGGTGCATACCGTGCGCACCCAGCTGAAAAGCGTGTTCACCAAGACCGGCACCACACGCCAAAGCGAACTGGCCAAGGAAGTACTCACTTCGCCGGCAGTACGTCACTGGCGGAACCCGGATCTGGTGCTGTCTCGCTCTGCATAG
- a CDS encoding NUDIX domain-containing protein, with amino-acid sequence MTTNRRLIATLLLLPTMTLADCPRVPGEEDDRRANAGCLIVQDDKVLLLNHRWGGKLGVPGGTLEEGELAQCTAWRETAEESGMAVTVGRRLAVMSNGFHLYRCHLLQPVEAGAAVDVPRSAMTEVSAIGWYPLSSLSKDRWRFEYQFEQFLQVAGDAMQSETAPDPGSASDVLPAK; translated from the coding sequence ATGACCACCAACCGCCGCCTCATCGCAACGCTGCTTCTCCTGCCCACCATGACCCTGGCGGACTGCCCCCGCGTGCCCGGCGAGGAGGACGACCGTCGTGCCAACGCCGGCTGTCTGATCGTTCAGGATGACAAGGTATTGCTGCTCAACCATCGCTGGGGTGGCAAGCTGGGGGTGCCGGGGGGCACGCTGGAAGAGGGCGAGTTGGCGCAGTGCACGGCCTGGCGGGAGACTGCTGAAGAGTCGGGCATGGCCGTGACGGTAGGCCGGCGGTTGGCGGTGATGAGCAACGGTTTTCATCTTTACCGCTGCCATCTCCTGCAGCCAGTGGAGGCCGGGGCGGCGGTGGATGTGCCCCGCTCGGCGATGACGGAAGTCTCGGCCATTGGCTGGTATCCGTTATCCTCGCTGAGCAAGGACCGCTGGCGTTTTGAATACCAGTTTGAACAGTTTCTGCAGGTGGCGGGTGACGCTATGCAGAGCGAGACAGCACCAGATCCGGGTTCCGCCAGTGACGTACTGCCGGCGAAGTGA
- a CDS encoding gamma-glutamylcyclotransferase: MIFLQGPWPRTTAWASVGALKQGYSNHHYLRRARFVGKTLSPPDFQLFDLGDYPGAWMPGAQSLQGEVYEVDALTLASLDHLEEVPRVYRREKLQTEYGHAFVYVLQRMPRGARRCNTGSWRGS; encoded by the coding sequence GTGATTTTTCTGCAAGGCCCGTGGCCGCGCACCACTGCTTGGGCGAGTGTCGGCGCCCTGAAACAGGGTTACAGCAATCACCATTACCTGCGCCGGGCACGGTTTGTGGGGAAGACGTTGTCGCCGCCAGATTTTCAGCTGTTTGACCTGGGTGATTACCCCGGCGCCTGGATGCCGGGTGCGCAATCTCTTCAAGGTGAGGTGTATGAGGTGGATGCGCTGACCTTGGCCTCGCTGGATCACCTGGAAGAAGTGCCTCGGGTGTACCGCCGCGAGAAGTTGCAGACAGAGTACGGTCACGCTTTTGTCTATGTGCTGCAGCGGATGCCCCGCGGTGCGCGCCGATGCAATACCGGGAGCTGGAGGGGCAGTTAA
- a CDS encoding endonuclease/exonuclease/phosphatase family protein — MLLNKARTAYRDWKARPAGFSFAREGVRKTRQTREVVLPENTLKLISFNIQAGIGTQKFGDYITGSWKHLVAHPRSVENIEQIAQVISHFDVVGLQEVDGGSLRSRNMNQLVRLASLGDFAFWHQQLNRNLGRLGQFSNGFLSRLQPFEVTDHRLPGLPGRGAIVIKYGHPIQPLVVVVAHLALGEKVRNTQLAYLYRLLREYKYVVMMGDFNCRLEHLDASPLSELGLDTVMADNLNTYPSWAPDRHIDHILLSPGLTSQHTRVLEDCKLSDHLPLATEIIVPDDVISATMEHRLPLIS; from the coding sequence ATGCTGCTGAACAAGGCACGCACTGCCTATCGTGACTGGAAAGCCCGCCCTGCGGGCTTTTCCTTCGCTCGGGAGGGGGTCAGAAAAACCCGCCAGACCCGTGAAGTGGTGTTACCGGAAAATACCCTGAAGCTGATCAGCTTCAATATCCAGGCCGGGATCGGTACGCAGAAATTCGGCGATTACATCACCGGCAGCTGGAAACATCTGGTTGCCCACCCCCGCAGTGTGGAAAACATCGAACAGATCGCCCAGGTGATCAGCCATTTCGATGTGGTGGGCTTGCAGGAAGTGGACGGCGGCAGCCTGCGTTCACGCAATATGAACCAGCTGGTCCGGTTGGCGTCCCTGGGCGACTTTGCCTTCTGGCATCAACAGCTCAACCGTAATCTGGGCCGCCTTGGCCAGTTCAGTAACGGCTTTCTCAGCCGCCTCCAACCCTTTGAAGTTACGGACCACCGCCTTCCGGGCCTGCCCGGGCGCGGCGCCATCGTGATCAAGTACGGCCACCCGATCCAGCCGCTGGTGGTGGTGGTGGCGCACCTGGCACTGGGAGAAAAGGTGCGTAATACCCAGCTCGCTTACCTGTATCGGTTGCTGCGTGAGTACAAGTATGTGGTGATGATGGGGGATTTCAATTGCCGGCTGGAACACCTGGATGCCTCGCCGCTGTCGGAGCTGGGGCTGGACACGGTAATGGCCGATAACCTGAATACCTACCCCAGCTGGGCGCCGGACCGACATATTGATCACATCCTGCTGTCCCCAGGCCTGACCAGCCAGCACACCCGCGTGCTGGAAGACTGCAAACTGTCCGACCACCTGCCGCTGGCCACCGAAATCATCGTGCCGGACGATGTGATTTCGGCGACCATGGAGCACAGGCTGCCACTAATCAGTTAA
- a CDS encoding thiol:disulfide interchange protein DsbA/DsbL, whose protein sequence is MLRFVTALLLTLGMATTAHAEEEHSRFALDTHYKILDVQGSVNDPSKVEVREFFSYGCPHCYSLEPAVDNWLEDKPEYIDYVRTPVLFLRNAEPLARAYYVEEALGKVDEIHAPLFDAIHKHREPLYSEPALTNFFRKYGVEPEQFSKLYSSFGVSTKIRQADALSRDYKIPGVPNFVVNGKYLILRSNLKSNQELFEVIEYLAQKEKNDG, encoded by the coding sequence ATGCTTCGCTTCGTTACGGCCTTGCTGCTGACCCTGGGAATGGCCACTACGGCCCATGCCGAGGAAGAACATTCCCGCTTTGCGCTGGATACCCACTACAAGATTCTGGATGTCCAGGGTTCCGTGAATGACCCCAGCAAGGTGGAGGTCCGTGAGTTCTTTTCCTATGGCTGCCCGCACTGCTATTCCCTGGAGCCGGCGGTAGACAACTGGCTGGAAGACAAGCCGGAGTACATCGACTATGTGCGCACTCCGGTGCTGTTCCTGCGTAACGCCGAGCCGCTGGCCCGTGCCTATTACGTGGAAGAGGCGCTGGGCAAGGTGGACGAAATCCACGCACCCCTGTTTGATGCTATCCACAAGCACCGTGAGCCCCTCTACAGCGAGCCTGCCCTGACCAACTTCTTCCGCAAGTATGGCGTGGAACCGGAGCAGTTCAGCAAGCTGTACAGCTCTTTCGGCGTGTCGACCAAGATTCGTCAGGCCGATGCCCTGAGCCGGGACTACAAGATCCCCGGGGTCCCCAACTTCGTGGTGAACGGCAAGTACCTGATCCTGCGCTCCAACCTGAAGAGCAATCAGGAGCTGTTCGAAGTGATCGAGTACCTGGCTCAAAAGGAAAAGAACGACGGTTAA